The following proteins come from a genomic window of Candidatus Saccharibacteria bacterium oral taxon 488:
- the def gene encoding peptide deformylase: protein MTKDDIIALPNPHLRQKSAKIHVITDEVRQLSADMIAAALDWEDSRPHEISAALAAIQVDHLERVIIVRSDFDDKATREFTTLINPEIVKYEGEIVADFEGCLSVKHVYGKVPRHSKIRVKALDLDGNEIRLKAEGFLARVIQHEIDHTNGVVFIDHIRDQHDAFYTLDDSGELQPLDYEADIKDNAQLWD from the coding sequence ATGACTAAAGACGATATCATTGCTCTACCAAATCCGCATCTCCGCCAAAAATCAGCTAAAATTCACGTCATCACCGACGAGGTGCGTCAGTTATCAGCCGATATGATCGCGGCCGCTCTTGACTGGGAAGATTCTCGCCCTCATGAAATCAGCGCTGCCCTAGCTGCCATCCAGGTTGATCATCTCGAGCGCGTCATCATCGTCCGCAGCGACTTTGACGACAAAGCCACTCGCGAATTCACCACCCTGATCAACCCCGAAATTGTCAAATACGAGGGAGAAATTGTTGCCGATTTCGAAGGCTGCCTCAGCGTCAAGCACGTCTACGGCAAAGTCCCCCGCCATTCTAAAATCCGTGTCAAGGCTCTTGACCTTGATGGCAACGAGATTCGCCTCAAGGCCGAAGGTTTCCTCGCCCGTGTCATCCAGCACGAGATCGATCACACCAACGGCGTCGTCTTTATCGACCATATCCGCGACCAGCACGACGCTTTTTACACGCTCGATGATTCTGGTGAATTACAGCCGCTTGATTATGAAGCCGACATCAAAGATAATGCTCAGCTGTGGGACTAA
- the priA gene encoding primosomal protein N': MHYYLVSPIKIIRADAHSFTYAHPEQLPVGALVVIEVGSAHCVGVIMSAVVKPEFTVKEIVQILDDAPVPLPLIQTALWMSSYYYTHLATVWQTILPRGLTKKRRHIPARATSPQASRPPMTALTPDQRAAITTIDDMLPGSALLHGVTGSGKTRVYIELARRLMDEGLSSIILVPEIALTSQLVTEFARYFDNIILTHSRQTEAERHVTWQHVINSRDPLIVIGPRSALFMPVQQLGLVVIDECHEPSFKQEQSPRYSALRTAAILARQHEAKLVLGSATPTISDYFLAKTAGRPIIAMPTPARSDAVKPRISLVDMTKRTNFTQHFFLSDQLLSAITGSLNDGNQALIFHNRRGTAAITLCEQCGWNAGCPRCFVPLTLHADQHQLLCHICGFTATVPTSCPECRHADIIHKGLGTKRIEAELRKLFPASTIARFDADTSTHDAADKRYNELKNGSIGIIIGTQVIAKGLDLPHLRTVGVVQADAGLTLPDFSSSERTFQLLAQVVGRVGRSHHATDVIVQTFQPDHPAIRDGLAQNYADFYTRAIARRRATGFPPFVYLLKLTCVYKTEATAIRNAKKLAQTLQAAAPADVHILGPTPAFYERVRDTYRWQLILKSPRRSDLVSLLDLVPPTHWQAELDPTSLL; this comes from the coding sequence ATGCACTACTATTTGGTATCACCGATCAAGATCATTCGTGCCGATGCGCACTCGTTTACCTATGCACACCCTGAGCAGCTGCCAGTCGGTGCGCTGGTCGTTATAGAAGTTGGCTCGGCTCATTGCGTTGGTGTCATCATGTCAGCAGTCGTTAAGCCTGAGTTTACGGTTAAAGAAATTGTCCAGATTTTAGATGACGCTCCCGTGCCGCTACCGCTCATCCAAACGGCTCTGTGGATGAGTAGCTATTATTATACGCATCTCGCGACCGTCTGGCAAACCATTCTGCCACGCGGTTTGACGAAAAAGCGCCGCCACATACCCGCACGCGCCACCAGTCCGCAGGCCTCACGACCACCGATGACAGCCCTCACGCCCGACCAGAGAGCCGCCATCACCACCATTGACGACATGCTTCCTGGCAGCGCCCTGCTACATGGCGTGACTGGATCTGGCAAAACACGTGTCTATATTGAGCTCGCCCGGCGGCTGATGGACGAGGGCTTGTCGTCAATTATCCTGGTACCAGAAATTGCCCTCACCTCACAACTCGTTACCGAATTTGCGAGGTATTTCGACAATATTATCCTCACCCACTCGCGCCAGACCGAAGCCGAGCGGCACGTGACTTGGCAACATGTTATTAATTCACGCGACCCGCTCATCGTCATCGGCCCTCGATCGGCCCTGTTCATGCCCGTCCAGCAGCTGGGCCTCGTCGTCATTGATGAATGTCACGAACCCAGCTTCAAACAAGAACAATCGCCCCGCTACTCAGCGCTGCGCACTGCGGCCATTCTCGCTCGCCAGCATGAAGCCAAGCTCGTTCTCGGCAGTGCCACCCCTACGATCAGCGATTATTTTCTGGCAAAAACCGCTGGCCGGCCTATCATCGCTATGCCCACGCCCGCCCGTTCAGACGCCGTCAAGCCACGCATCTCGCTGGTTGATATGACCAAGCGCACAAACTTTACTCAGCATTTCTTTCTCTCTGATCAACTACTCTCGGCTATCACCGGCTCGCTGAATGACGGTAATCAAGCCCTCATTTTTCACAATCGCCGCGGCACTGCCGCTATCACCCTATGTGAACAATGCGGCTGGAATGCTGGCTGTCCGCGCTGCTTCGTGCCGCTCACCTTACACGCCGACCAGCACCAGCTCCTCTGTCATATCTGCGGTTTCACTGCAACCGTCCCTACCAGCTGCCCCGAGTGTCGTCATGCCGATATCATTCATAAAGGCCTCGGCACCAAGCGCATCGAGGCAGAATTACGCAAGCTCTTTCCCGCAAGCACCATCGCCCGCTTCGATGCCGATACAAGTACCCACGACGCGGCCGATAAGCGCTACAATGAGCTCAAAAACGGTTCAATTGGCATCATCATTGGCACCCAAGTGATCGCCAAGGGCCTCGATCTACCGCACCTACGCACTGTTGGTGTCGTCCAAGCTGACGCCGGGTTGACACTGCCTGACTTTTCCTCAAGCGAGCGCACCTTTCAGCTGCTGGCCCAAGTCGTTGGCCGCGTTGGCCGCTCCCATCACGCCACCGACGTCATCGTCCAGACCTTTCAGCCGGATCATCCCGCCATCCGCGACGGACTCGCTCAAAATTATGCTGATTTTTACACCCGCGCTATCGCGCGGCGACGCGCTACTGGATTTCCGCCATTTGTCTATCTGCTCAAATTAACCTGCGTCTACAAAACCGAAGCCACCGCTATCCGCAACGCCAAAAAGCTTGCCCAGACACTGCAAGCGGCTGCCCCGGCCGACGTACACATCCTCGGCCCAACACCGGCATTTTATGAGCGAGTCCGCGACACGTACCGCTGGCAGCTCATTCTCAAAAGCCCCCGCCGCAGCGACCTCGTCAGTCTCCTTGACCTCGTGCCACCGACTCATTGGCAGGCTGAGCTCGACCCGACCAGCCTCCTCTAG
- a CDS encoding ArsR family transcriptional regulator, whose translation MLDIFITSRVRRKIVVVYAKYPDFHTHVRGLAKLIKEDPGNIQRELKRLEKVGFLRSEKQGNSRAYFTNKQFPIFKELQSMVIKSQQHAARPKRGSVDRD comes from the coding sequence ATGCTTGACATTTTTATTACATCACGAGTGAGACGCAAAATCGTAGTTGTGTATGCCAAGTATCCTGATTTTCATACGCACGTACGTGGCCTAGCGAAGCTGATTAAGGAAGATCCGGGTAATATTCAGCGCGAGCTCAAGCGGCTAGAGAAGGTTGGTTTCCTGAGGAGTGAGAAGCAAGGCAATTCGCGGGCATACTTTACGAACAAGCAGTTCCCAATTTTCAAGGAATTACAGAGCATGGTGATTAAGTCGCAGCAACATGCGGCCCGGCCGAAGCGCGGCTCGGTTGATAGAGATTGA
- the recJ gene encoding single-stranded-DNA-specific exonuclease RecJ produces the protein MTLFERILTARGLTTRAAREAFLRPDYMAVKHDPFLLPDMEKAVARLKRARQQGEKIVIYGDYDIDGLSATALLLDAFGKFGFEDVDAFIPNRFVEGYGMTMGAVDKVCDMGADLIVTVDTGSLCHAEIAYAASLGIDTVVTDHHNVAETPPPSVAAVNPKFPGHTYPFRDLCGAGVAFKLVQALQTELDGLPDGYEKWLLDLVALGTVCDIVTLADENRANVYWGLEVLKKQQRPGLKALMVVAGIEPEQVNARHLGFGLGPRMNAAGRLETAQHALDMLVARDGLAALEASEKLEELNGKRRGIQDAIFEEACVQAEQLAGDRVLVVSSDGWNHGVIGIVASKLVEKYKKPVFIIGERGEEATGSARSFGDFSAADAVRAADDIIIKGGGHGAAAGVTLETEKIGDFRRRVNEFYDSLQLTNQERYLLPRADVEIGDFSEITEELIENLAKMEPFGNGNPEPVLKITRASVLNARRMGADGQHVKLALRDKNGKVLQMLAFNASEEFFREPGDEVVTWFQPTINEWQGARTVEGRLLHVTLLD, from the coding sequence ATGACCTTATTTGAGCGGATTTTGACAGCGCGCGGCCTGACGACGCGGGCGGCGCGCGAGGCTTTTTTGCGGCCGGATTATATGGCGGTGAAACATGATCCGTTTTTGCTGCCGGACATGGAGAAGGCGGTGGCGCGGTTGAAACGGGCGCGGCAGCAGGGCGAAAAAATCGTCATTTACGGTGATTATGATATTGATGGGTTGAGCGCTACGGCGCTGCTGCTGGACGCGTTTGGTAAGTTTGGTTTTGAGGATGTTGACGCTTTCATCCCGAACCGGTTTGTTGAGGGTTACGGCATGACCATGGGTGCGGTGGACAAGGTGTGCGACATGGGCGCGGATTTGATCGTGACGGTGGATACTGGTAGTTTGTGCCATGCGGAGATCGCATATGCCGCTAGCTTGGGGATTGATACGGTGGTGACGGATCATCACAACGTGGCCGAAACGCCGCCACCAAGCGTGGCAGCGGTGAATCCGAAATTTCCAGGACATACTTATCCATTTCGTGATTTGTGTGGTGCGGGCGTGGCGTTTAAGTTGGTGCAGGCACTGCAGACTGAACTGGATGGGTTGCCTGACGGCTATGAAAAATGGCTGCTCGATTTGGTGGCGTTGGGGACGGTGTGCGACATTGTGACGTTGGCTGATGAAAATAGGGCAAATGTGTATTGGGGTTTGGAGGTGTTGAAGAAACAACAACGCCCAGGACTGAAAGCGTTGATGGTAGTGGCGGGTATTGAACCAGAGCAGGTCAATGCTAGGCATTTGGGGTTTGGTTTGGGTCCGCGAATGAATGCGGCGGGTCGGCTGGAAACGGCGCAGCATGCACTGGATATGTTGGTGGCGCGCGATGGATTGGCGGCATTGGAGGCGAGCGAAAAACTGGAGGAATTGAACGGTAAGCGGCGCGGTATTCAGGATGCGATTTTTGAGGAAGCGTGTGTACAAGCCGAGCAGTTGGCTGGTGATCGGGTGCTGGTGGTCAGTAGTGATGGCTGGAATCACGGCGTTATCGGCATTGTGGCGTCGAAGCTGGTGGAGAAATATAAAAAGCCGGTATTTATCATTGGCGAGCGCGGCGAGGAAGCAACGGGTTCGGCGCGCAGTTTTGGTGATTTTTCAGCGGCAGATGCCGTGCGGGCAGCGGATGACATTATTATCAAAGGTGGCGGGCACGGAGCGGCGGCTGGCGTGACGCTGGAGACTGAAAAGATTGGTGATTTTCGTCGTCGCGTGAATGAGTTTTATGATTCGCTGCAGCTTACAAACCAAGAGCGATATTTGCTGCCGCGAGCTGATGTGGAAATCGGTGATTTTTCGGAAATCACTGAAGAATTGATAGAAAATTTGGCGAAAATGGAGCCATTTGGCAATGGTAATCCCGAACCAGTGCTAAAAATTACCAGGGCATCAGTTTTGAACGCGCGACGGATGGGCGCGGACGGGCAGCACGTTAAATTAGCGCTGCGTGATAAAAATGGTAAAGTGTTGCAGATGCTGGCGTTCAACGCATCAGAGGAATTCTTCCGCGAGCCAGGCGACGAGGTGGTGACGTGGTTCCAGCCGACTATTAACGAATGGCAGGGAGCGCGGACGGTTGAGGGGCGGCTGTTGCACGTAACTTTATTAGATTGA